Proteins found in one Panicum hallii strain FIL2 chromosome 4, PHallii_v3.1, whole genome shotgun sequence genomic segment:
- the LOC112891201 gene encoding uncharacterized protein LOC112891201 isoform X3: MAAAAVRPALPQGPEHRASLLCTPKHRVAAGGRRSLSFAARAGLSSGAKVSIPKQWYNLVADLPVKPPPPLHPQTHQPLDPSDLAPLFPDELIRQEVTDERFVDIPEEVVDVYELWRPTPLIRARRLEKLLGTPAKIYYKYEGTSPAGSHKPNTAVPQAWYNAAAGVKNVVTETGAGQWGSALSFASSLFGLNCEVWQVRASFDQKPYRRLMMETWGAKVHPSPSEATAAGRGILAADPASPGSLGIAISEAVEVAATNADTKYCLGSVLNHVLLHQTVIGEECLEQLAALGEAPDVVIGCTGGGSNFGGLAFPFMREKLAGRMSPEFRAVEPAACPTLTKGVYAYDFGDTAGLTPLMKMHTLGHGFVPDPIHAGGLRYHGMAPLISHVYELGFMDAVAIQQTECFQAALQFARTEGIIPAPEPTHAIAAAIREALECKKTGEAKVILMAMCGHGHFDLAAYEKYLRGDMVDLSHPADKLEASLAAVPKI; this comes from the exons GGCCAGAGCACAGAGCTTCACTGCTCTGCACGCCCAAGCACAGGGTCGCTGCCGGTGGGAGGAGGAGCCTGAGCTTCGCCGCGAGGGCCGGCCTGAGCTCGGGTGCCAAGGTGAGCATCCCGAAGCAGTGGTacaacctcgtcgccgacctgCCAgtgaagccgccgccgccgctgcacccGCAGACGCACCAGCCCCTGGATCCCAGCGACCTGGCCCCCCTGTTCCCCGACGAGCTGATCCGGCAGGAGGTCACCGACGAGCGGTTCGTCGACATACCCGAGGAGGTCGTCGACGTGTACGAGCTCTGGCGCCCGACGCCGCTCATCAG GGCCAGGAGGCTGGAGAAGCTGCTCGGCACGCCGGCGAAGATCTACTACAAGTACGAGGGGACCAGCCCGGCGGGGTCGCACAAGCCCAACACCGCCGTGCCGCAGGCGTGGTACAACGCCGCGGCGGGGGTCAAGAACGTGGTCACCGAGACCGGCGCCGGCCAGTGGGGCAGCGCGCTCTCCTTCGCCAGCAGCCTCTTCGGCCTCAACTGCGAGGTGTGGCAGGTGCGCGCGTCGTTCGACCAGAAGCCGTACCGGAGGCTGATGATGGAGACGTGGGGCGCCAAGGTGCACCCGTCGCCGTcggaggcgacggcggccggcAGGGGGATTCTGGCGGCGGACCCGGCCAGCCCGGGCAGCCTTGGGATCGCCATCTcggaggcggtggaggtggcggcCACCAACGCCGACACCAAGTACTGCCTGGGCAGCGTGCTCAACCACGTCCTGCTCCACCAGACCGTCATCGGCGAGGAGTGCCTGGAGCAGCTGGCGGCGCTCGGCGAGGCGCCCGACGTCGTGATCGGATGCACCGGCGGCGGGTCCAACTTCGGCGGGCTCGCGTTCCCGTTCATGCGCGAGAAGCTCGCCGGCCGGATGAGCCCGGAGTTCAGGGCCGTGGAGCCCGCGGCGTGCCCCACGCTCACCAAGGGCGTCTACGCCTACGACTTCGGCGACACGGCCGGGCTCACGCCGCTGATGAAGATGCACACGCTCGGCCACGGCTTCGTCCCCGACCCGATCCACGCAG GTGGGCTTCGCTACCATGGAATGGCACCTCTGATCTCGCACGTGTACGAGCTGGGGTTCATGGACGCCGTCGCCATACAGCAGACTGAATGCTTCCAAG CGGCGTTGCAATTCGCCCGGACGGAGGGCATCATCCCAGCGCCGGAGCCGACGCacgcgatcgcggcggcgatccGGGAGGCGCTGGAGTGCAAGAAGACCGGGGAGGCGAAGGTCATCCTGATGGCCATGTGCGGCCACGGCCACTTCGACCTCGCCGCGTACGAGAAGTACCTGAGGGGCGACATGGTCGACCTGTCGCACCCGGCCGACAAGCTGGAGGCGTCCCTCGCCGCCGTGCCCAAAATCTGA
- the LOC112891201 gene encoding uncharacterized protein LOC112891201 isoform X1, translating to MGAGASSTGSVRRTATCARPEHRASLLCTPKHRVAAGGRRSLSFAARAGLSSGAKVSIPKQWYNLVADLPVKPPPPLHPQTHQPLDPSDLAPLFPDELIRQEVTDERFVDIPEEVVDVYELWRPTPLIRARRLEKLLGTPAKIYYKYEGTSPAGSHKPNTAVPQAWYNAAAGVKNVVTETGAGQWGSALSFASSLFGLNCEVWQVRASFDQKPYRRLMMETWGAKVHPSPSEATAAGRGILAADPASPGSLGIAISEAVEVAATNADTKYCLGSVLNHVLLHQTVIGEECLEQLAALGEAPDVVIGCTGGGSNFGGLAFPFMREKLAGRMSPEFRAVEPAACPTLTKGVYAYDFGDTAGLTPLMKMHTLGHGFVPDPIHAGGLRYHGMAPLISHVYELGFMDAVAIQQTECFQAALQFARTEGIIPAPEPTHAIAAAIREALECKKTGEAKVILMAMCGHGHFDLAAYEKYLRGDMVDLSHPADKLEASLAAVPKI from the exons GGCCAGAGCACAGAGCTTCACTGCTCTGCACGCCCAAGCACAGGGTCGCTGCCGGTGGGAGGAGGAGCCTGAGCTTCGCCGCGAGGGCCGGCCTGAGCTCGGGTGCCAAGGTGAGCATCCCGAAGCAGTGGTacaacctcgtcgccgacctgCCAgtgaagccgccgccgccgctgcacccGCAGACGCACCAGCCCCTGGATCCCAGCGACCTGGCCCCCCTGTTCCCCGACGAGCTGATCCGGCAGGAGGTCACCGACGAGCGGTTCGTCGACATACCCGAGGAGGTCGTCGACGTGTACGAGCTCTGGCGCCCGACGCCGCTCATCAG GGCCAGGAGGCTGGAGAAGCTGCTCGGCACGCCGGCGAAGATCTACTACAAGTACGAGGGGACCAGCCCGGCGGGGTCGCACAAGCCCAACACCGCCGTGCCGCAGGCGTGGTACAACGCCGCGGCGGGGGTCAAGAACGTGGTCACCGAGACCGGCGCCGGCCAGTGGGGCAGCGCGCTCTCCTTCGCCAGCAGCCTCTTCGGCCTCAACTGCGAGGTGTGGCAGGTGCGCGCGTCGTTCGACCAGAAGCCGTACCGGAGGCTGATGATGGAGACGTGGGGCGCCAAGGTGCACCCGTCGCCGTcggaggcgacggcggccggcAGGGGGATTCTGGCGGCGGACCCGGCCAGCCCGGGCAGCCTTGGGATCGCCATCTcggaggcggtggaggtggcggcCACCAACGCCGACACCAAGTACTGCCTGGGCAGCGTGCTCAACCACGTCCTGCTCCACCAGACCGTCATCGGCGAGGAGTGCCTGGAGCAGCTGGCGGCGCTCGGCGAGGCGCCCGACGTCGTGATCGGATGCACCGGCGGCGGGTCCAACTTCGGCGGGCTCGCGTTCCCGTTCATGCGCGAGAAGCTCGCCGGCCGGATGAGCCCGGAGTTCAGGGCCGTGGAGCCCGCGGCGTGCCCCACGCTCACCAAGGGCGTCTACGCCTACGACTTCGGCGACACGGCCGGGCTCACGCCGCTGATGAAGATGCACACGCTCGGCCACGGCTTCGTCCCCGACCCGATCCACGCAG GTGGGCTTCGCTACCATGGAATGGCACCTCTGATCTCGCACGTGTACGAGCTGGGGTTCATGGACGCCGTCGCCATACAGCAGACTGAATGCTTCCAAG CGGCGTTGCAATTCGCCCGGACGGAGGGCATCATCCCAGCGCCGGAGCCGACGCacgcgatcgcggcggcgatccGGGAGGCGCTGGAGTGCAAGAAGACCGGGGAGGCGAAGGTCATCCTGATGGCCATGTGCGGCCACGGCCACTTCGACCTCGCCGCGTACGAGAAGTACCTGAGGGGCGACATGGTCGACCTGTCGCACCCGGCCGACAAGCTGGAGGCGTCCCTCGCCGCCGTGCCCAAAATCTGA
- the LOC112890250 gene encoding uncharacterized protein LOC112890250 isoform X2, with product MKRAAPSVEPQDVSSGGSSSSDSDQKPGKGKGGSVPKAAATAQDAKRVTLHEEPQDVSSDDSMSSDSDDEASKGNGWNTFGLPNSSKAASTAEAMSKKKKTGGVDFSALSRHGYRGGPSVLTVRPQEESNWSWSTGKNRDAKEDAPESYEERERTRAAVTEGEKLIGVQNAPPNQLLLEKDHKNASFSQKEKRKRDRGQASRGKNYVEEEKRLLRGSGVYSGFDT from the exons ATGAAGAGGGCGGCGCCGTCGGTGGAGCCCCAGGACGTGTCTTCCGGCGGTTCTTCGAGCTCGGATTCCGACCAAAAGCCCGGGAAGGGGAAGGGCGGGAGCGTTCCCAAAGCTGCTGCGACAGCACAAG ATGCGAAGAGGGTTACGCTGCATGAGGAACCGCAGGACGTATCTTCTGATGATTCCATGAGCTCGGATTCTGATGATGAGGCCAGTAAGGGGAATGGTTGGAACACCTTTGGTCTGCCCAATTCCTCCAAAGCTGCTTCGACGGCAGAAG CCATGTCAAAGAAGAAGAAAACTGGTGGTGTGGATTTCAGTGCTTTGAGCCGGCATGGATACCGTGGTGGTCCATCTGTCTTGACAGTTCGTCCTCAGGAGGAATCTAACTGGTCATGGTCCACCGGAAAAAACCGTGATGCCAAAGAAGATGCACCTGAGTCCTATGAAGAACGGGAGCGCACGAGGGCTGCTGTAACTGAAGGAGAGAAGCTTATTGGTGTGCAGAATGCACCGCCAAACCAGTTACTATTAGAGAAAGACCATAAGAATGCTTCCTTCTCGCAGAAGGAGAAGCGGAAGAGGGACCGGGGGCAGGCCAGCAGAGGGAAGAACTACGTTGAGGAGGAGAAGCGGCTCCTGAGGGGGAGTGGGGTTTACTCTGGCTTTGATACTTGA
- the LOC112891201 gene encoding uncharacterized protein LOC112891201 isoform X2 has translation MAAAAVRPALPQAGPEHRASLLCTPKHRVAAGGRRSLSFAARAGLSSGAKVSIPKQWYNLVADLPVKPPPPLHPQTHQPLDPSDLAPLFPDELIRQEVTDERFVDIPEEVVDVYELWRPTPLIRARRLEKLLGTPAKIYYKYEGTSPAGSHKPNTAVPQAWYNAAAGVKNVVTETGAGQWGSALSFASSLFGLNCEVWQVRASFDQKPYRRLMMETWGAKVHPSPSEATAAGRGILAADPASPGSLGIAISEAVEVAATNADTKYCLGSVLNHVLLHQTVIGEECLEQLAALGEAPDVVIGCTGGGSNFGGLAFPFMREKLAGRMSPEFRAVEPAACPTLTKGVYAYDFGDTAGLTPLMKMHTLGHGFVPDPIHAGGLRYHGMAPLISHVYELGFMDAVAIQQTECFQAALQFARTEGIIPAPEPTHAIAAAIREALECKKTGEAKVILMAMCGHGHFDLAAYEKYLRGDMVDLSHPADKLEASLAAVPKI, from the exons CAGGGCCAGAGCACAGAGCTTCACTGCTCTGCACGCCCAAGCACAGGGTCGCTGCCGGTGGGAGGAGGAGCCTGAGCTTCGCCGCGAGGGCCGGCCTGAGCTCGGGTGCCAAGGTGAGCATCCCGAAGCAGTGGTacaacctcgtcgccgacctgCCAgtgaagccgccgccgccgctgcacccGCAGACGCACCAGCCCCTGGATCCCAGCGACCTGGCCCCCCTGTTCCCCGACGAGCTGATCCGGCAGGAGGTCACCGACGAGCGGTTCGTCGACATACCCGAGGAGGTCGTCGACGTGTACGAGCTCTGGCGCCCGACGCCGCTCATCAG GGCCAGGAGGCTGGAGAAGCTGCTCGGCACGCCGGCGAAGATCTACTACAAGTACGAGGGGACCAGCCCGGCGGGGTCGCACAAGCCCAACACCGCCGTGCCGCAGGCGTGGTACAACGCCGCGGCGGGGGTCAAGAACGTGGTCACCGAGACCGGCGCCGGCCAGTGGGGCAGCGCGCTCTCCTTCGCCAGCAGCCTCTTCGGCCTCAACTGCGAGGTGTGGCAGGTGCGCGCGTCGTTCGACCAGAAGCCGTACCGGAGGCTGATGATGGAGACGTGGGGCGCCAAGGTGCACCCGTCGCCGTcggaggcgacggcggccggcAGGGGGATTCTGGCGGCGGACCCGGCCAGCCCGGGCAGCCTTGGGATCGCCATCTcggaggcggtggaggtggcggcCACCAACGCCGACACCAAGTACTGCCTGGGCAGCGTGCTCAACCACGTCCTGCTCCACCAGACCGTCATCGGCGAGGAGTGCCTGGAGCAGCTGGCGGCGCTCGGCGAGGCGCCCGACGTCGTGATCGGATGCACCGGCGGCGGGTCCAACTTCGGCGGGCTCGCGTTCCCGTTCATGCGCGAGAAGCTCGCCGGCCGGATGAGCCCGGAGTTCAGGGCCGTGGAGCCCGCGGCGTGCCCCACGCTCACCAAGGGCGTCTACGCCTACGACTTCGGCGACACGGCCGGGCTCACGCCGCTGATGAAGATGCACACGCTCGGCCACGGCTTCGTCCCCGACCCGATCCACGCAG GTGGGCTTCGCTACCATGGAATGGCACCTCTGATCTCGCACGTGTACGAGCTGGGGTTCATGGACGCCGTCGCCATACAGCAGACTGAATGCTTCCAAG CGGCGTTGCAATTCGCCCGGACGGAGGGCATCATCCCAGCGCCGGAGCCGACGCacgcgatcgcggcggcgatccGGGAGGCGCTGGAGTGCAAGAAGACCGGGGAGGCGAAGGTCATCCTGATGGCCATGTGCGGCCACGGCCACTTCGACCTCGCCGCGTACGAGAAGTACCTGAGGGGCGACATGGTCGACCTGTCGCACCCGGCCGACAAGCTGGAGGCGTCCCTCGCCGCCGTGCCCAAAATCTGA
- the LOC112890250 gene encoding protein RDM1 isoform X3 — protein sequence MKRAAPSVEPQDVSSGGSSSSDSDQKPGKGKGGSVPKAAATAQDAKRVTLHEEPQDVSSDDSMSSDSDDEASKGNGWNTFGLPNSSKAASTAEGALIRRAKMYQHYMKHIPVPAYRDSVIPFSSWLGLGRSLKQLYEQPLHYLTNVLLKRWDQQRIGSDDEHRCLDAIIHPVRAETIIWATEEVHRLTTSGQHLASLWASDPMYHAYIDPVFPSIKLD from the exons ATGAAGAGGGCGGCGCCGTCGGTGGAGCCCCAGGACGTGTCTTCCGGCGGTTCTTCGAGCTCGGATTCCGACCAAAAGCCCGGGAAGGGGAAGGGCGGGAGCGTTCCCAAAGCTGCTGCGACAGCACAAG ATGCGAAGAGGGTTACGCTGCATGAGGAACCGCAGGACGTATCTTCTGATGATTCCATGAGCTCGGATTCTGATGATGAGGCCAGTAAGGGGAATGGTTGGAACACCTTTGGTCTGCCCAATTCCTCCAAAGCTGCTTCGACGGCAGAAG GTGCTCTGATCAGGAGGGCGAAAATGTATCAACATTACATGAAGCACATTCCAGTTCCTGCTTACCGTGATTCCGTAATCCCATTCTCATCATGGCTGGGACTCGGCAGATCACTGAAGCAGTTGTATGAACAACCCTTGCATTACCTTACTAATGTCCTATTGAAAAGGTGGGATCAGCAAAGGATTGGGAGTGATGATGAGCATCGGTGTCTTGATGCTATCATCCACCCTGTGAGAGCTGAGACAATAATTTGGGCTACTGAAGAAGTCCATAGGCTGACCACCTCTGGCCAGCACTTAGCTAGTCTCTGGGCGTCAGATCCCATGTATCATGCTTACATAGATCCAGTGTTCCCTTCCATAAAGTTGGATTAG
- the LOC112890250 gene encoding uncharacterized protein LOC112890250 isoform X1, which produces MKRAAPSVEPQDVSSGGSSSSDSDQKPGKGKGGSVPKAAATAQDAKRVTLHEEPQDVSSDDSMSSDSDDEASKGNGWNTFGLPNSSKAASTAEVAMSKKKKTGGVDFSALSRHGYRGGPSVLTVRPQEESNWSWSTGKNRDAKEDAPESYEERERTRAAVTEGEKLIGVQNAPPNQLLLEKDHKNASFSQKEKRKRDRGQASRGKNYVEEEKRLLRGSGVYSGFDT; this is translated from the exons ATGAAGAGGGCGGCGCCGTCGGTGGAGCCCCAGGACGTGTCTTCCGGCGGTTCTTCGAGCTCGGATTCCGACCAAAAGCCCGGGAAGGGGAAGGGCGGGAGCGTTCCCAAAGCTGCTGCGACAGCACAAG ATGCGAAGAGGGTTACGCTGCATGAGGAACCGCAGGACGTATCTTCTGATGATTCCATGAGCTCGGATTCTGATGATGAGGCCAGTAAGGGGAATGGTTGGAACACCTTTGGTCTGCCCAATTCCTCCAAAGCTGCTTCGACGGCAGAAG TAGCCATGTCAAAGAAGAAGAAAACTGGTGGTGTGGATTTCAGTGCTTTGAGCCGGCATGGATACCGTGGTGGTCCATCTGTCTTGACAGTTCGTCCTCAGGAGGAATCTAACTGGTCATGGTCCACCGGAAAAAACCGTGATGCCAAAGAAGATGCACCTGAGTCCTATGAAGAACGGGAGCGCACGAGGGCTGCTGTAACTGAAGGAGAGAAGCTTATTGGTGTGCAGAATGCACCGCCAAACCAGTTACTATTAGAGAAAGACCATAAGAATGCTTCCTTCTCGCAGAAGGAGAAGCGGAAGAGGGACCGGGGGCAGGCCAGCAGAGGGAAGAACTACGTTGAGGAGGAGAAGCGGCTCCTGAGGGGGAGTGGGGTTTACTCTGGCTTTGATACTTGA